The Falsibacillus pallidus genome has a segment encoding these proteins:
- a CDS encoding EcsC family protein, with protein MVLSAYELAAKSENELWKRKISTKSGMMKRMAKKAQEKMNDLIPEKIHHVMTESIKKMVEAALYGSEYLTKSPSTLEFELEGIEANIRKKIDFYKKTAAIEGAGTGAGGFIMGMADFPLLLSIKMKLLFDISAIYGYDIRSLEERLFILTVFQLAFSNDDKRMNQLVRIENWEKDDQGSNEIDWKILQQEYRDYIDFVKLLQMVPGIGAAVGAYANFNLLDYLGETAIQAYRIRYFNEKS; from the coding sequence TTGGTTTTATCCGCTTATGAACTGGCAGCAAAAAGCGAAAATGAATTATGGAAGCGAAAAATATCCACCAAATCCGGGATGATGAAGAGGATGGCTAAAAAAGCCCAGGAAAAGATGAATGATTTGATTCCTGAAAAAATTCATCATGTTATGACAGAAAGCATTAAAAAAATGGTGGAGGCTGCATTGTACGGTTCTGAGTATTTGACGAAGAGTCCGAGCACCCTTGAGTTCGAATTGGAAGGAATCGAGGCAAATATCAGGAAGAAAATTGATTTTTATAAAAAGACTGCTGCCATCGAAGGTGCTGGTACTGGAGCAGGCGGTTTTATAATGGGCATGGCGGATTTCCCTCTGCTCTTATCGATTAAAATGAAGCTCCTTTTTGATATTTCAGCGATTTATGGATATGACATTCGTTCCTTAGAAGAAAGGCTGTTCATTCTGACAGTATTTCAATTAGCCTTTTCAAATGATGACAAACGGATGAATCAACTCGTAAGAATCGAAAACTGGGAGAAAGATGATCAAGGGAGTAATGAAATTGATTGGAAGATCCTTCAGCAGGAATATCGTGACTACATCGACTTCGTGAAACTTCTTCAAATGGTTCCGGGGATAGGTGCTGCTGTCGGGGCATATGCCAATTTCAATCTGCTTGACTATCTTGGAGAGACGGCCATCCAGGCGTATCGCATCAGATATTTTAATGAAAAAAGCTGA
- a CDS encoding ABC transporter permease: MKEINRLWTDRSRENHKELRKYLRYMLNDHLLFVVIFGIGGGAFYYQKWVHSLDGNFPVALMMALILGLAATISPIQTLLKEADQVFLIQIETKMNAYFHKGIWTSFLSQSYVLLILSAVLMPIYAQVKGNGFSFFFLLLLVLLLMKIWNLYIRWYVLKFQEMEYSRLDFWVRLALNAVLLFLLVDGAPIYLIGLIGVIYILLLAYFSKAAGKKLIKWDKLIRMEEQRMMAFYRTANLFTDVPKLKGEVKRRKWLDWLFQFSAYGRENSYWHLFFRTFIRNSEYFGLFIRLSVIGALLIFFSTNLYLIIGLAFLFVYLTGIQLIPLMGSQDHKLWIHIYPLKKEWKTKSFLKLMQYILSAEMILFFAAEAVKGEWTNSVILAAAGILFVIIFVRAYIPSRLKKMNH; encoded by the coding sequence ATGAAGGAAATTAATCGTTTGTGGACAGATAGAAGCAGGGAAAATCATAAGGAACTCCGGAAATACCTGCGCTACATGCTGAATGATCATTTACTGTTTGTTGTAATTTTCGGCATCGGTGGAGGGGCGTTTTATTATCAAAAATGGGTGCATTCTCTTGATGGAAATTTCCCGGTTGCATTGATGATGGCGCTGATATTGGGTTTGGCAGCAACTATCAGCCCCATCCAGACTCTTTTAAAGGAAGCCGACCAAGTATTTTTAATACAGATTGAAACAAAAATGAATGCTTATTTCCATAAAGGAATCTGGACGAGTTTCCTCTCCCAAAGCTATGTATTATTGATTTTGTCAGCGGTGCTCATGCCTATTTATGCACAGGTGAAAGGCAATGGGTTTTCATTCTTTTTTCTTCTTTTGCTGGTGTTATTGTTGATGAAAATTTGGAACCTTTATATCCGCTGGTACGTATTGAAATTTCAAGAAATGGAATACAGCAGGCTGGACTTTTGGGTAAGGCTGGCGCTGAATGCGGTATTGCTGTTTTTACTTGTGGACGGGGCTCCGATCTATCTTATCGGGCTCATCGGAGTGATCTATATTCTGCTGCTTGCTTATTTTTCAAAGGCGGCAGGGAAGAAGCTCATCAAATGGGATAAGCTAATAAGAATGGAAGAGCAGCGGATGATGGCTTTTTATCGTACAGCAAACCTGTTTACCGATGTCCCGAAACTGAAAGGGGAAGTGAAGAGGAGAAAATGGCTCGATTGGCTGTTTCAATTTTCCGCATACGGGCGTGAAAATAGTTATTGGCATCTATTCTTCCGCACATTCATCCGCAACTCGGAATACTTTGGATTATTTATACGACTTTCGGTCATAGGGGCCCTTTTAATATTCTTCAGTACAAACCTCTACCTTATTATCGGGCTCGCGTTTTTATTTGTGTACCTGACTGGGATTCAACTTATTCCATTAATGGGGAGCCAGGATCACAAGCTTTGGATTCATATCTATCCCTTGAAAAAGGAATGGAAAACTAAATCATTCTTAAAATTGATGCAGTACATCCTTTCAGCTGAGATGATTCTTTTCTTTGCAGCGGAGGCTGTGAAGGGAGAATGGACAAATAGCGTCATATTGGCAGCAGCGGGCATCCTGTTTGTCATCATTTTTGTAAGAGCGTATATTCCTTCAAGACTTAAGAAAATGAACCATTGA
- a CDS encoding ABC transporter ATP-binding protein: MMSLLNVTNLSGGYTKKPVLKNVSFSINRNEMVGLIGLNGAGKSTTIKHIIGLMDPKKGEVTIDGKNLAKDPDEYRRQFTYIPEAPILYEELTLEEHLRLTAMAYGLAESEMKLRMEPLLKEFRLEKKLGWFPSHFSKGMKQKVMIMCAFMVEPSLYIIDEPFVGLDPLGIQSLLELMNKMKESGAGILMSTHILATAERYCDSFIILHNGEIRAKGTLRDLQMQFNMPGATLDDIYIQLTKEDQDEGN; this comes from the coding sequence ATCATGTCCTTATTAAATGTGACAAACTTAAGTGGAGGCTACACAAAAAAGCCGGTCCTGAAAAATGTTTCTTTCTCCATTAACCGCAATGAAATGGTCGGGCTGATTGGATTGAATGGAGCCGGGAAAAGCACCACTATCAAACATATCATCGGATTGATGGATCCCAAAAAAGGGGAAGTGACCATCGATGGAAAGAATTTGGCCAAAGATCCAGATGAGTATAGAAGGCAGTTCACGTACATACCAGAAGCACCGATCCTTTATGAAGAATTGACTCTGGAAGAACATTTGAGGCTTACAGCAATGGCATATGGCCTTGCTGAAAGTGAAATGAAACTAAGAATGGAGCCATTATTGAAAGAATTCCGCTTGGAAAAGAAGCTTGGCTGGTTTCCATCGCATTTTTCTAAAGGAATGAAACAAAAGGTAATGATCATGTGCGCCTTTATGGTCGAGCCAAGCCTCTATATCATTGACGAACCTTTTGTAGGGTTGGATCCCCTCGGCATTCAATCCCTGCTGGAATTGATGAATAAAATGAAAGAAAGTGGAGCCGGCATTTTAATGTCCACACATATATTGGCAACTGCAGAGAGATATTGCGACTCCTTTATCATCTTGCATAACGGTGAAATCAGGGCAAAAGGCACATTGCGCGACCTTCAAATGCAATTCAACATGCCTGGGGCCACTTTGGACGATATATATATACAACTGACAAAGGAAGATCAGGATGAAGGAAATTAA
- a CDS encoding HIT family protein, producing MSDCIFCKIINGDIPSSKVFENEHVMAFLDISQVTKGHTLVIPKVHKENLYELTPEIAANLFEAVPQIANAIKQEFNPIGLNVLNNNGEHAGQSVFHFHMHLIPRYGKGDGFGAVWKTNESQYTSEDLKSIALSINQHIK from the coding sequence ATGAGCGATTGTATTTTTTGCAAAATCATCAATGGGGACATCCCCTCTTCCAAAGTTTTCGAAAATGAGCATGTCATGGCCTTCCTTGATATCAGCCAGGTCACAAAAGGACACACGCTGGTCATTCCAAAAGTACATAAGGAAAACTTATATGAATTGACACCTGAAATAGCTGCAAACCTATTTGAAGCCGTCCCGCAAATTGCGAATGCAATCAAACAGGAATTTAACCCTATCGGCTTGAACGTTTTGAATAACAATGGCGAACATGCAGGACAATCCGTCTTCCATTTCCACATGCACTTGATTCCAAGATACGGAAAAGGCGACGGATTTGGAGCAGTCTGGAAAACAAACGAAAGCCAATACACTTCAGAAGATCTGAAATCCATTGCATTATCCATCAATCAGCATATTAAATGA
- a CDS encoding tryptophan transporter, translating to MKTKTLVALSLIVGIGAVLHTIIPGIVMGLKPDMMLSMMFLGILLFPEKKNVLLLGAVTGILSGLTSTFPGGFIPNIIDKLISSFAFYYLYMLISKKSASVQTATVLTAIGTVLSGAIFLTSAYFIVGLPGSFAALFGLGVLPAAVLNGIVMFIIYPIVSGILKRTQIA from the coding sequence ATGAAGACAAAAACATTAGTAGCACTATCTCTCATTGTGGGGATTGGTGCAGTATTGCACACGATTATTCCGGGAATCGTCATGGGGTTGAAACCTGACATGATGCTCAGCATGATGTTCTTAGGAATCCTTTTATTCCCTGAAAAGAAAAATGTTCTTTTGCTTGGTGCTGTTACAGGGATATTGTCCGGCCTGACTTCTACATTCCCAGGAGGATTTATCCCAAATATAATTGATAAATTGATTTCATCTTTTGCTTTTTACTATCTTTATATGCTGATTTCGAAAAAATCGGCTTCCGTACAGACTGCAACGGTATTGACAGCGATTGGAACGGTATTATCAGGAGCTATATTCCTGACATCTGCCTATTTCATTGTCGGCCTCCCCGGTTCATTTGCTGCATTATTCGGATTAGGAGTGCTGCCGGCAGCAGTACTGAATGGCATTGTGATGTTCATCATTTATCCAATTGTCAGCGGCATCTTAAAAAGAACACAAATAGCATGA
- a CDS encoding YtxH domain-containing protein, whose amino-acid sequence MNKKIFSYGLLVGAAVGAVSALLTTPSSGRDLREQLQHSAEEWLEMVKDMKVNVVNLKDSVAKLSAEGKETILQLTSDIKEIVQQWQMESKPIKEQLDKEIAEIQRTIEELESEIRSEDKTEQ is encoded by the coding sequence ATGAATAAAAAGATTTTTTCATATGGACTTCTAGTCGGAGCCGCTGTCGGTGCGGTTTCAGCTTTATTAACTACTCCGTCATCCGGAAGGGATCTTCGGGAGCAGCTTCAGCATTCTGCTGAGGAGTGGCTGGAGATGGTAAAGGATATGAAGGTGAACGTAGTCAACCTGAAGGATTCCGTGGCCAAATTATCCGCAGAAGGCAAAGAGACCATTCTTCAGTTGACGTCCGACATCAAAGAAATCGTACAGCAATGGCAGATGGAATCAAAGCCTATCAAAGAACAATTAGATAAAGAAATAGCTGAAATCCAAAGAACGATCGAAGAACTCGAAAGTGAAATTCGTTCAGAAGATAAAACTGAGCAGTAA
- a CDS encoding HTH-type transcriptional regulator Hpr — protein sequence MNETPFSMKEAMLFSQRIAQLSKALWKSIEKDWQQWIKPYELNINEHHILWIAYHLKGASISDVAKFGVMHVSTAFNFSKKLEERELLKFSKKENDKRNTYVELTEKGEELLLHSMENYEPTENVVFQGAMPLRRLYGKFPEIIEMMTIVRNIYGEDFMEIFETSFHNFESDFTEEDGKIVKLQEEKKEIS from the coding sequence ATGAATGAAACTCCATTCTCTATGAAAGAAGCAATGTTATTCAGCCAGCGCATCGCACAACTGAGCAAAGCATTATGGAAATCGATTGAAAAGGATTGGCAGCAATGGATCAAGCCCTATGAATTGAATATAAATGAACACCACATTTTATGGATTGCCTATCATTTAAAGGGTGCTTCTATTTCAGATGTGGCAAAATTCGGGGTCATGCATGTTTCCACAGCATTTAACTTCTCTAAGAAATTAGAGGAACGAGAACTGCTGAAGTTTTCAAAAAAGGAAAATGATAAAAGGAATACGTATGTAGAACTTACGGAAAAAGGCGAGGAACTTCTTCTACATTCAATGGAAAACTATGAACCTACAGAAAACGTGGTCTTCCAAGGGGCAATGCCATTAAGGAGATTATATGGGAAATTTCCGGAAATCATTGAAATGATGACGATTGTCCGTAATATTTATGGGGAAGATTTTATGGAAATCTTTGAAACATCCTTCCACAACTTTGAATCTGACTTTACAGAAGAAGACGGAAAGATCGTGAAGCTTCAGGAAGAAAAAAAGGAAATCAGCTGA
- a CDS encoding DUF1878 family protein — MDALIKRLEKLEFQQKLLLRMLPHSGHEFDKLIIEKDLSEQEARQFHKLCERLNKEYEEQKAEGFVFYVPLFKEFKESLHPALDPKQVIKACVKQKLYLELMQLLEQNL, encoded by the coding sequence ATGGATGCATTGATAAAAAGATTGGAAAAGCTGGAGTTCCAGCAAAAGCTATTGTTGAGGATGCTGCCTCATTCCGGTCATGAATTTGATAAATTAATCATTGAAAAGGATTTATCTGAGCAAGAAGCAAGACAATTCCACAAATTGTGTGAAAGGTTGAACAAAGAATATGAGGAACAAAAAGCGGAAGGTTTCGTTTTCTATGTTCCGCTTTTTAAAGAATTTAAAGAGAGTCTGCATCCAGCCTTAGATCCAAAACAAGTAATCAAGGCATGTGTAAAACAAAAACTATACTTAGAGTTGATGCAGCTTCTCGAACAAAATTTATGA
- a CDS encoding YjcZ family sporulation protein codes for MTCGYNSGFALLVVLFILLIIIGASWIY; via the coding sequence ATGACTTGTGGATATAACAGCGGTTTTGCGCTTTTAGTGGTGCTTTTCATCCTACTTATCATTATCGGAGCTTCCTGGATTTACTGA
- a CDS encoding YjcZ family sporulation protein — protein sequence MGAYGGGFALIVVLFILLIIVGAAWL from the coding sequence ATGGGTGCATACGGCGGCGGTTTCGCTTTAATCGTAGTGTTGTTCATCTTGTTGATTATTGTTGGTGCAGCTTGGCTATAA
- a CDS encoding YjcZ family sporulation protein: MGAGYNAGFALLVVLFILLIIVGSAYIC, encoded by the coding sequence ATGGGTGCTGGATATAATGCAGGCTTCGCGCTGTTAGTAGTACTTTTTATTTTGCTTATTATAGTTGGGTCAGCATACATCTGCTAA
- a CDS encoding peptidylprolyl isomerase: MKKWILSLSLAAGVVGLAGCSDDGGGSKDVVAKTDAGNITKEQLYEAMKDKYGEQALQQLVFEKVLSDKYKVTDKEVDEKVSNIKEQLGPNFEQALQQYGYKNEDDLRETFKIGIMQEKAAIKDVKVSDAELKKAYEDYKPEIKARHILVKDEKTAKEVKAKLDKGEKFEDLAKQYSTDPGSKDKGGDLGWFGAGKMDPAFEKAAYNLKVNEISEPVKSQFGYHIIQVTDKKEKKSFADMKKKLEHDVKVSKLDQNKIQEAMKREIKGSDLKIEDKDLKTTFDQLLNAPAADSSASTGK, translated from the coding sequence ATGAAAAAATGGATTCTATCCCTTTCATTGGCTGCCGGTGTAGTCGGTCTCGCAGGCTGCAGTGATGATGGCGGCGGAAGCAAAGATGTCGTTGCCAAAACAGATGCCGGAAATATCACTAAAGAACAGCTTTATGAAGCAATGAAGGATAAATACGGTGAACAAGCGCTTCAGCAACTAGTATTTGAAAAAGTATTATCTGACAAATATAAAGTGACTGATAAAGAAGTCGACGAAAAAGTCAGCAACATCAAGGAACAATTAGGGCCTAATTTTGAACAAGCCCTTCAACAATACGGTTACAAAAATGAAGACGATCTTCGCGAAACATTCAAGATCGGAATCATGCAGGAAAAAGCAGCAATCAAAGATGTAAAAGTATCTGATGCTGAACTAAAAAAAGCATACGAAGACTATAAGCCTGAAATCAAGGCTCGCCACATCCTAGTTAAAGATGAAAAGACTGCAAAAGAAGTGAAGGCGAAATTGGATAAAGGCGAAAAATTTGAAGACCTGGCTAAGCAATATTCAACAGATCCAGGCTCAAAAGATAAAGGCGGCGACCTTGGCTGGTTTGGTGCAGGCAAGATGGATCCAGCATTCGAAAAAGCTGCTTATAATCTAAAAGTCAACGAAATCAGTGAACCTGTTAAATCTCAATTTGGCTATCACATCATCCAAGTGACAGACAAAAAAGAGAAGAAATCATTTGCTGATATGAAAAAGAAGCTTGAACATGATGTAAAAGTGTCCAAGCTAGATCAAAACAAAATTCAAGAAGCTATGAAGCGTGAAATCAAGGGTTCTGACTTGAAAATTGAAGATAAAGATCTGAAAACGACTTTTGATCAATTACTGAACGCTCCAGCAGCTGATTCCAGCGCTTCAACAGGTAAATAA
- a CDS encoding sporulation YhaL family protein yields MTLPIWIYFIAAGILFSAFMTVKSAKDERETENEWIEKEGEIYITRMEKEKESRKNKQMKEGA; encoded by the coding sequence ATGACATTGCCGATTTGGATCTATTTCATTGCCGCAGGAATCCTGTTTAGTGCATTTATGACCGTTAAGTCCGCAAAAGATGAACGTGAAACAGAAAATGAATGGATTGAAAAAGAGGGAGAAATCTATATCACTCGAATGGAAAAGGAAAAGGAATCGCGAAAGAACAAACAAATGAAAGAGGGAGCCTGA
- the yhaM gene encoding 3'-5' exoribonuclease YhaM encodes MTRGVLHYDVGDQVELYLLIKSSTKGIASNGKPFLTLILQDKSGDIEAKLWDASDEDVKVFQAQTIVKVSGDLQNYRGRQQLKLRQIRPANSQEGVQISDFLETAPITKDEITSKITQYIFEMKNPNIQRITRHLMKKHQSEFLEFPAATKNHHEFVSGLAYHVVSMLDLAQAIAALYPSLDKDLLYAGVILHDLGKVMELSGPISTSYTVEGNLLGHITIMVNEIGKAAEELNIHGEEVMVLQHLVLSHHGKLEWGSPKVPMIKEAEILHYIDNLDAKMNMLDRALERVKPGEFSERVFALENRSFYKPVFHK; translated from the coding sequence ATGACACGTGGTGTACTACATTATGATGTTGGAGATCAGGTAGAGCTTTATTTGCTCATAAAGTCTTCGACAAAAGGGATCGCCAGTAACGGAAAGCCATTTTTGACACTCATCCTTCAAGATAAATCAGGGGATATAGAGGCAAAATTGTGGGATGCATCAGATGAAGACGTAAAAGTGTTCCAGGCTCAGACCATTGTTAAAGTGAGCGGAGATTTGCAGAATTACAGAGGGCGCCAGCAATTAAAACTAAGGCAGATTCGTCCTGCAAATTCTCAAGAAGGGGTTCAAATCTCGGATTTCCTTGAAACGGCTCCTATTACAAAAGACGAAATCACAAGTAAAATCACTCAATATATATTTGAAATGAAGAATCCGAACATTCAACGCATCACAAGGCACTTGATGAAGAAACATCAAAGTGAATTCCTGGAATTTCCGGCAGCAACAAAAAACCATCATGAGTTTGTTTCCGGATTGGCCTATCATGTTGTGTCCATGCTTGATTTGGCCCAAGCAATTGCTGCTTTATATCCGTCGCTTGATAAGGACTTATTGTATGCGGGCGTCATCCTCCATGACCTGGGAAAAGTTATGGAGCTATCAGGTCCGATTTCGACATCCTATACTGTTGAAGGAAACCTCCTGGGCCATATTACCATTATGGTGAATGAAATCGGCAAGGCAGCTGAAGAGCTGAACATTCATGGAGAAGAAGTCATGGTCCTTCAGCATCTGGTCCTAAGCCACCACGGAAAACTCGAATGGGGAAGCCCAAAAGTGCCGATGATCAAGGAAGCAGAGATCCTGCATTACATTGACAACCTTGATGCAAAAATGAATATGCTCGACCGTGCATTGGAAAGAGTCAAGCCGGGAGAATTCTCAGAAAGAGTCTTCGCCCTGGAAAACCGCTCCTTCTACAAGCCGGTGTTTCATAAATAA
- a CDS encoding ATP-binding protein, which yields MQIKEIHIYGYGKFESLILHPDKNLQVFFGENEAGKSTIMAFIQNILFGFPTKVQNERRFEPKTHSKYGGQLIIEAHDWGEVTIERVRGKASGDVKVLLKDGTVGGEELLARILGGIDKSVFQAIFSFSVHGLQQVHRLSKEDIGKFLFSAGTMGTDRIFEAERELQKEMDDLFKPSGRKPLLNKELDELRELEKMMKKARHENEKYSSLTHSLEKSEEKMESFIKERDNLQQKLLHIQHLQKMMPVYHQYNRIDKRLVELEGIHFPSDGVSRLEKTLESLHTGKTEWQSTENQIAEIEDYLKQNMPDPNFQNAEAEINRAAAEWPAYQHWREEASRLSRQLEEVARRLEANSKELHLPPFSFEAWGRVQAGLEMKAAVKDSVEKDLRLNMLKQDLDDQKARESKKLAEMDKRLDVLEKDMFSEDQFRELEKNFSGGASENQLREEWNSLNERIKDLAIQAEWNKNQYKSSRGMHILFMAASIALLIWGLVGSNLIIGGAALFLLAMSGVQFWINHKKVIKSQANLNKKKELLKNKADAISQQFQASDSGRFQEHRAQYDYQIKLRNEWKMTLIQLEEQQGRCAESEELQEKWQKEWNTHKQKARELKEALRLSDSFPVSRLEDAFNLIKESITAAAEGQRLVDMIESLSAKIENWEGGVKSISASVGLDGDRTEELMVQLKRMIKAEEEKKFFYREGRQKLEHLKEARVKIKTGLENLKDQLNELFQQASVRDEESFRLKAEQFKEKGELLKELSLLQMQLSEKELQELGSFQTDEALFNECSMLETGIKEHQEQIKALQRESSELRQEIKIMEEGGVYTELMHRFNYQKSLFQEKAKQWAALAAAKSILEKTIRKFEEERFPKVILEAERFLQHLTNGEYLGIIQQKEQSFLIKRKDGLLFEPSEVSQATSEQIYTSFRFALVSVLTEEYPLPLIIDDAFVHFDQNRMSAMAEMLQELSSTTQILFFTCHSHLKKLFEAEKILELESGTLINS from the coding sequence GTGCAGATAAAAGAAATCCATATATACGGCTATGGAAAATTCGAGTCGCTGATCCTTCATCCTGATAAAAACCTCCAAGTGTTCTTTGGGGAAAACGAAGCAGGCAAATCTACGATTATGGCATTTATTCAAAATATTCTCTTTGGATTTCCAACGAAGGTGCAAAACGAGCGTCGATTTGAACCGAAAACTCATTCGAAATATGGCGGACAATTAATCATTGAGGCACACGACTGGGGAGAAGTCACAATTGAGCGTGTAAGAGGAAAGGCATCAGGCGATGTAAAGGTTTTATTGAAGGATGGGACAGTGGGTGGAGAAGAACTTCTTGCCCGCATCCTAGGTGGAATCGATAAATCAGTCTTTCAAGCTATTTTTTCCTTCAGTGTCCATGGACTGCAGCAAGTTCATCGACTAAGCAAGGAAGATATCGGAAAATTTCTGTTCTCGGCAGGTACGATGGGAACGGATCGGATATTCGAGGCAGAACGTGAGCTTCAAAAGGAAATGGATGACCTTTTTAAGCCGAGTGGCAGAAAGCCGCTGTTGAATAAGGAATTGGATGAGCTGCGAGAGCTGGAAAAAATGATGAAAAAAGCAAGGCATGAGAATGAAAAATACAGTTCTCTGACCCATTCATTAGAAAAAAGCGAAGAAAAGATGGAATCATTCATAAAAGAGCGGGACAACCTTCAGCAAAAACTCCTTCATATTCAGCATCTTCAAAAGATGATGCCGGTGTACCATCAATATAATAGAATCGATAAAAGGCTTGTCGAATTGGAAGGGATTCATTTTCCATCAGATGGCGTCAGCAGGTTGGAAAAAACGCTGGAAAGCCTCCATACGGGAAAAACTGAGTGGCAATCGACTGAAAATCAAATTGCTGAAATAGAAGACTACTTGAAACAGAATATGCCGGACCCGAATTTTCAAAATGCAGAAGCTGAAATAAACAGGGCGGCAGCAGAATGGCCAGCTTATCAACATTGGAGGGAGGAGGCTTCCAGGCTTTCCAGACAATTAGAAGAAGTGGCGAGGAGGCTGGAAGCTAATTCTAAAGAACTTCATCTTCCTCCATTTTCATTTGAGGCATGGGGCCGGGTGCAGGCAGGGCTTGAAATGAAAGCCGCAGTGAAAGATTCAGTGGAGAAAGACTTGAGACTGAACATGCTCAAGCAAGATTTGGATGACCAAAAAGCTAGAGAATCGAAGAAGCTTGCCGAGATGGACAAGCGCCTTGACGTCTTGGAAAAGGATATGTTTAGTGAAGATCAATTCCGGGAGCTAGAGAAAAATTTCTCAGGAGGGGCTTCAGAAAACCAACTGAGGGAAGAATGGAATTCCCTGAATGAAAGAATAAAAGATTTAGCAATTCAAGCGGAATGGAATAAGAACCAATACAAATCCTCAAGGGGAATGCACATCCTTTTCATGGCCGCTTCAATTGCTCTGCTGATATGGGGATTGGTTGGATCAAACTTGATCATCGGAGGTGCTGCCTTATTCCTTTTGGCCATGTCAGGTGTTCAATTTTGGATAAATCACAAAAAAGTGATAAAGTCGCAGGCAAATCTCAACAAGAAGAAAGAGCTGCTGAAAAATAAAGCGGATGCCATCAGCCAGCAATTTCAAGCATCTGATTCTGGGAGATTCCAGGAACATAGGGCTCAGTATGATTACCAAATAAAGCTGAGGAATGAATGGAAGATGACGCTCATTCAGCTGGAGGAACAGCAGGGCAGGTGCGCAGAAAGTGAAGAACTGCAGGAAAAATGGCAGAAGGAATGGAACACGCATAAGCAAAAAGCGCGGGAATTGAAAGAAGCATTGCGGCTGTCTGATTCATTCCCGGTTTCCCGTCTCGAAGATGCATTCAACTTGATTAAAGAAAGTATTACGGCAGCAGCAGAAGGACAAAGGCTTGTCGATATGATTGAGTCATTGTCAGCAAAAATCGAGAACTGGGAAGGCGGGGTCAAATCCATTAGCGCATCAGTGGGCTTGGACGGGGATAGGACTGAAGAGTTAATGGTCCAGCTGAAAAGAATGATAAAAGCAGAGGAAGAAAAGAAGTTTTTCTACCGTGAAGGCAGGCAGAAACTGGAGCACCTTAAGGAAGCAAGGGTGAAAATTAAGACCGGATTGGAAAATCTAAAAGATCAGCTGAATGAATTATTCCAACAAGCTTCCGTTCGGGATGAGGAATCATTCCGGCTGAAAGCTGAGCAGTTCAAGGAAAAAGGAGAGTTATTAAAAGAGCTGTCCCTTTTGCAAATGCAGCTTTCAGAAAAGGAACTTCAAGAGCTTGGATCCTTTCAAACTGATGAAGCACTTTTCAATGAATGTTCCATGCTCGAAACAGGGATCAAGGAGCATCAGGAGCAGATCAAAGCACTCCAGCGAGAATCTTCAGAACTGCGCCAGGAAATCAAAATAATGGAAGAGGGCGGGGTATACACTGAACTGATGCACCGCTTCAATTATCAAAAGTCACTATTCCAAGAAAAGGCAAAACAATGGGCAGCCCTTGCTGCAGCCAAGAGTATATTGGAAAAGACCATTCGAAAGTTTGAAGAGGAAAGATTTCCGAAGGTTATTCTGGAGGCAGAAAGATTCCTTCAGCATTTGACAAATGGGGAGTATCTCGGAATCATTCAGCAAAAAGAGCAGTCATTTCTGATCAAGCGTAAAGATGGCTTGTTGTTCGAGCCAAGCGAAGTAAGCCAGGCGACCTCAGAACAAATATATACTTCATTCAGATTTGCATTGGTTTCTGTATTGACAGAAGAATACCCGCTGCCTTTGATCATTGATGATGCATTTGTTCATTTCGATCAAAATAGAATGTCTGCGATGGCTGAGATGCTGCAGGAATTGTCCTCGACTACTCAAATTCTCTTCTTTACCTGCCACAGCCACTTGAAAAAATTATTCGAGGCTGAAAAGATCCTTGAGCTCGAGAGCGGCACACTGATTAATTCTTAA